GAAGGCTGAGTCAGTGTCTGACCCCAGCAGGGTGCAGGGGTCTCCAGAACTCTGAGTTTCCCTGGGCTCTGGAGGGGCCAGGCAGAGGGCCTCATACCGAAGATGGCCTGGTGACACTGCTCAGGTCAGACACAGATCAGAGCAGGATGCATGGAGGGACCAAACTTGAACCATTCCTCCAGGGAAGACACGGGGAGGCCACTTGGTGCAGGCTTTACCTGGGGGTGGGAGAACAGCGTAGGTGTGAAGGCCAGAGGGCTGAGAAAGAGTAGTGGGGGTCAGAGCACGTGAGGTCAGAGAGCACAAGGGTAGGAGGTCAGCGAAGTCTGAGACGTCACAAGCAGAGGCAGGAGGGTGTTCCGGGCAAATGTGAGTGCACCGCGGCCGGCTGGGAGAAACTGACAAGAGACTAAACAAGAAAGATGAAGATTGTATTTGTGCTGCGTGTCCCCGCGTTTTCCACTCAGCAGCCAGAAGTCCCCTGTCCTGGGGACCCTGTGCACACGCCGACCCGGCACCCAGCTTGGTAGCCTCCGTTGCTTTGCCGCCACCAGCCTCCCACCCGCGTTCCTGCCCCATCTCTGGCTCCTCAAAGCCCCGGGACGACCCCAAATGTTCAGTCCCTTTACCTGACACCACCATATTCTGCCCCTGTACCTCGTCCAGGGTTCCCCACAGGAGGGGCTCCAGCCTCTGCCCTACAGACCCTCACCCTGCTAGGACCGCCCTCCCATAGGCCCCTGTGGGTTCCTGCTCACGGTCTCAGGAGCCCAGAAGGCCTTGGCCACACGCCCCTGGGGTTCAGGGGTCAAAGAGGCCTCAGAGGTTTTCACTACCCCAGTCCGCTTGTAAACAGGGCAGATAGTCTCTGGGACTATCTGGAGGGGGCTCCACCTGAAGGCCACCCAGTCTCCTCGCCCTTGCCCCCTGCCCGGATTTCCAGCTGCAGCCTTGCTGCTGCACTGACACCTTCTAGTTTCCAACACTTTGTCCTGCTTCTCACCCCAGCTCACCAAATGAAACATAGGACACCTCGTTAAATTTGATTTCAGATGAGCCACGCGTAATTTAGTACAATCTCCAATACCGCATGTCTGAAATGCAAGTTTCACCGGACACcctatgtttttatttgctaatctGGCCACCTTACTAACCAGCTCCTTGCTCAGCCCTACCCACCCAGCCTTCCAGAATCTCCCTCTTTCCAGGTGTGGAGCACAGCCTTGGCCTCAGCCACTGGCTAGACCTTTGGGTGGAATCCAAGGGAGCCAGGACCGAGGACACTGGCTCCTTCCTAGATGCCATAGGACACAGGGATCAAAGGGCAAGACCTGAGGCGGCACCTCGTCCTGAGCCCCTGGGGCCACTTCTTTGTCCTGTGTCTTCCTGGACCAAGCCTGGATCCTaccagctggggctggggctgcggcTGCGGCCGGGCCTGCGGCTGCGGCGCCCCTGCCCCACGTGCCGGCGGAAGTAGTGGATGGCGGAGATGGTACCGATGTTGGCCAACAAGACTGCAAGAGAAGCACGAGAGAGCCTCCTGAGTGCCGGCTGCCTTCCTGTCTGGCCACTGTCTTCTGTCCACACGGCCTGGCCCTCAAAGGGCAGGAGGAGGCCAGCGGAACTAGGGGTGGGTCGGGGAGAAATCTGTGCCTCTCCACGCACCCCTCATCCCTGGTGGCCCGGCAGCTGAGACTGGACACCAGCTGTCATCCTGGGCACCAGCCCACTCCTCCCCCAGGGCCCCCGAACCTGTTTTCCAGGCGTCTGGGGTGTGCAGATCTGACGTTCTCACAGCCCAGGTGGCAAAGGCTACGAACACCAGGCACATGTCGTTCTGGCTGAAGGTAAATGAGGTGAGAGGCTCCCGGGGCTCTCCTAGGGAAAAGAAGCATGCTCTGTGCTCCGGCTCCACCCAGGCTCGTCTGTCCCAGACCCGCTGTCTGAGTCACTTCTTCCGTGTAGTACCCCGTCCCAAGACACAGGGTAGTGTGTGGCACAGCTGAGTCAAGCTGACCTCAGCAGGATTTGCCGCTGGGGTACCATTTCCTGGTTTGTAAAATATCTTGCAGGGAAATGTGAGAGAAAGTCTATTGAGTGCCCGACCCAGCAGGCAGCAAGGCCTGAGCGTGAGCTGTCCCGGTGTCTACTGTGctagaggctgggggcagggcactGCTGTCATCTGGGCCCGGATACAGAATGACGGTCAGTGCAGAGACAAGTTCCCGAGTGGCCGTGGTGTCTGGCCTCATCCACCCCACGTGGACTGTGTCCTGGGATGGCCAGGAGCTGGTCCATCCTTCCCGGATCATCCCTAAGGCCCCCCTAAGGGCTCATGACCCGGGGTCctagcctgcccctccccagcagccctcCTGGCTGAGCTCTCTGGACAGTACGTTCTCGGGACCTGGACAGCCCCGGGGCCCACGCGACACTCACCTGCTTGGCTGAACTCTCTGGACAGTACGTTCCCGGGACCTGGACAGCCCTGGGGCCCACGCGACACTCACCTGCTTGCCTGACTGCCAGGCTGAGCTGCTCTGCTGTGACTGGGCTAGGCTCTGGTGAGGTTCCAGACCCCACTCCCCAGGGGACCGACCCGGGAGGCTCTGTGGCCTGCAGCTGGAGAAGGGCAGCCAGCTCTAGCACGCCCCCCGACACGTCCTCCCCAAGGAAGTGTTCATAGGCCTCGGGGATGGAGATGGGCACGGGGTCTCCAGGCGGACAGGCTGGCACAGGCTCAGCTTGTGGGGGGTGGGCCACGGAGTGGCCCCCCCAGTGCCCTGACCTCTGGGCTCGGCGGTCCTGGAAGAAGAACTCGCACGTGTCCGGCCACTGTACTCCGGCCAGCGCCTGGTCAGCTTCTGCCGCCTCCACGGCATCTTTATCCTCCTCCTCAATAGTGTCACAAAAAAAGAACTCGTAGGCCTCTGGGAGGGTCACTGCAAAGCTGCTCCTGGGCCTAGACCccacagaggcagaggggggaggggaaggcaggtgTTTGAGGATCCGAGGCTGGGGGGACCGGGGCCCGACTGCCACGGCATCCCAGCCTCCAGGCCTGTCTCGGCCCCCGGCTGCTGTCCTGGGAGGCGCGGGCCGGGCTGTGGCTGGTGAGGGTGGGCCTGAGGTTTCTCCCAAACCTGGCTCCTTGGGGCTGGGCACGGCCATGGAAAATCGCACTCTCTTCTTCTTGGGTGCTTGAAcagagcctggtggggggggCTCCCCCGAGTgatgtccaggggcacctgctgAAGGCTCCCCTCTGGGTTTCTGTTGGTGTCCTCCTGGAGACACAACAGAGCTCAAACACAGCCTGGCCATTGGGGCAGCCTCCACCTCCACCAAGTCAGGCCCAGCCCGGGGAAGGGGAGCAGGTGTAGACACACCTGCATCGGACCGGGTCTTGGAAACAAGGTGAGGCAGAGCAAGTGTAGATGAGTCCACCTCTGGCTTAACCACTGGGCCCACCACAGGTAGGTCCATGTCCAGTCTAGACTTGGGGGCAGGTGTAGACAGAGCCATGTCAGGTTGAAGCTTGGAGGCGAGTGTAGACGCAGCCACATCTGACTTAGCTTCGGAGATATCTGGATGAGTCTCCTGGGCAGGTGTGGACGCGGTGTGTGGCTCGGCTCTGGGCGTCATTCTGAGTGGGTCTGTACCTTGCTCAGTCGTAGGGACTGGTGTAGACAGACCCAAATCTGTTCCTTGCTTGGTCATCTGCGCAGGCGCTCCTGCAGACTCTGGACTCAGTCCATTCTGCCTGGTTCCTGGTGTCTGCTCTGCTGTTCCAGCCGAGAGACCCTTCCCCCTGGACCCAGCCAGACCAAGGTCCTCCTTGGGCCTGGCCTCAGCAGGCAGCAGGGAGCCCAGGTGGGTGGGAGCAGAGCCCGGAGTATTCGAGCACCGGCCCCCCTTGGCTCCGGCCGCGTGCCTCTTCTTTCGGCCAGGGCTGCGTGGCGCGGCTCCAGGAGTGCCGGGGGGCCTCTGGGGAGCAGTGGTGCAGCCGGGAGACTCGGGGCTCTGAGGAGACTCACCAGGGGGACTAGGATCAGGGTCCTGGGGGGCTGGCCCCTGCAGAAGTCTCTGCATCTCGTCTCTGGAAGACGCTGGCCCTGGGAGCGACGAGCTGTGACCTAGAGGGGCGGCGTCAGATGCGAGGGACGGCAAAGCTTCTGACTGTGCGGACGTGCCGGGCATCTGCTGATCAGCCCCCAGGGCCAAGACAGGCTCACGCCAAGACCTGCTGACCAGTGGCCGGGCGGCGGCCTTGTCCTCCTTCTTGAAAccaggccagcccctccccccagcagccGGCTGCCCCTCGAGGAGGGGTGGAGGCCCAGGGGGACTGTGGCCACTGCTGTCCCCTTGGTCAATGTCACTGGACAAGAGCTCATCCGCAGAGGCCAGGCTGGCCTGCGGGAGGCCACACTCTTCAGTCGTGGCTGCAAACTCGGCCCAGTCCTGGTCACTCAGCTGGATGCTGTACTGGAAGTTTTCCATTTCAGGTCAGCAGAGGCGCTTGAGCAGCACAGCCTGAGGCTAGGTGGGATCTTCATGGACCCAGGCCCCGGACACAGGCCAGCATACGCTGCCACCACCCTGCCCAGTCCCCGGGGTGCCCCCCACCTCCTCGGCTCGGGGGCCGGCACTCCATCTATGTCCTGCAAGAGAGCAGAAAAGGGAATCCAGAGGGAAGCTGAGCCGCTGTCAAACCCGACCTTTCCTCCGAGTTAGAGAACGCGCGGCTCCCGCTTTGCCTGCTTCCAAACTGACCCCTGATAATAACCGTGTAATGACATATGTTACATTCTGCAAATCAAATAGTGAGGCACACTAAGAAAATAGGGTTCCTTGTGTTTGAATTTTTGTCCCCAGAAGTGGTTTACGTCACATCTTTGAGCATTTTCTGTGCAGCTAGGTCAGCCTCACTTTCTCCAACTTTCCTGCAGAACGATAGGTACCAAAGTAAACTTCATACAGCAAAACCCATTTCAAGGGTCACTCACTGGGAGTCAGTTCACGTGGGGGATGGTCAACTCTGGCCTGTCCCCACGGGCCCACGGTGGCAGCTGGCCACGGAGGAGGGGTGGCAGCGTCCAGCAAGCGACCAGCCTTTGGGGATGACCTTCCACCATCCTTGGCTGGGACAGGTTTCCGGGCTTCCCCTGAGTTCAAGGTCACTCTAGTGCTGGCCAGAGCCCACTCAGAGGTCACCAGGGAgcacctggc
The window above is part of the Prionailurus bengalensis isolate Pbe53 chromosome C1, Fcat_Pben_1.1_paternal_pri, whole genome shotgun sequence genome. Proteins encoded here:
- the PERM1 gene encoding PGC-1 and ERR-induced regulator in muscle protein 1, translated to MENFQYSIQLSDQDWAEFAATTEECGLPQASLASADELLSSDIDQGDSSGHSPPGPPPLLEGQPAAGGRGWPGFKKEDKAAARPLVSRSWREPVLALGADQQMPGTSAQSEALPSLASDAAPLGHSSSLPGPASSRDEMQRLLQGPAPQDPDPSPPGESPQSPESPGCTTAPQRPPGTPGAAPRSPGRKKRHAAGAKGGRCSNTPGSAPTHLGSLLPAEARPKEDLGLAGSRGKGLSAGTAEQTPGTRQNGLSPESAGAPAQMTKQGTDLGLSTPVPTTEQGTDPLRMTPRAEPHTASTPAQETHPDISEAKSDVAASTLASKLQPDMALSTPAPKSRLDMDLPVVGPVVKPEVDSSTLALPHLVSKTRSDAGVSTPAPLPRAGPDLVEVEAAPMARLCLSSVVSPGGHQQKPRGEPSAGAPGHHSGEPPPPGSVQAPKKKRVRFSMAVPSPKEPGLGETSGPPSPATARPAPPRTAAGGRDRPGGWDAVAVGPRSPQPRILKHLPSPPPSASVGSRPRSSFAVTLPEAYEFFFCDTIEEEDKDAVEAAEADQALAGVQWPDTCEFFFQDRRAQRSGHWGGHSVAHPPQAEPVPACPPGDPVPISIPEAYEHFLGEDVSGGVLELAALLQLQATEPPGSVPWGVGSGTSPEPSPVTAEQLSLAVRQAGEPREPLTSFTFSQNDMCLVFVAFATWAVRTSDLHTPDAWKTVLLANIGTISAIHYFRRHVGQGRRSRRPGRSRSPSPSW